A window of Polypterus senegalus isolate Bchr_013 chromosome 14, ASM1683550v1, whole genome shotgun sequence contains these coding sequences:
- the LOC120514509 gene encoding uncharacterized protein LOC120514509 isoform X1 — translation MQQNGGGGDGVRENEDSLANRKKGSRTTVSFSADESPALTFLTSIRDSVVFPHWKEKQMVKSYSFTRFHLNRTSFLRSVKLSFYLSHQKLQSGHKHPNWYLSVDWSNKSRATSNA, via the exons ATGCAGCAGAACGGCGGGGGAGGGGATGGGGTAAGGGAGAATGAAGATTCATTAGCCAATCGGAAAAAAGGAAGTAGAACAACAGTGTCCTTCTCTGCTGATGAGAGCCCCGCTCTGACTTTCCTGACATCCATAAGGGATTCTGTGGTTTTCCCACACTGGAAAGAAAAGCAGATGGTCAAATCGTACTCCTTCACCAGGTTTCATTTAAACAGAACATCATTTCTGAG ATCGGTTAAACTCTCCTTCTACTTGTCACACCAGAAGCTCCAATCAGGCCATAAACACCCAAACTGGTATCTCTCTGTGGATTGGAGCAACAAGTCAAG GGCTACCAGCAATGCTTGA
- the LOC120514509 gene encoding pancreatic progenitor cell differentiation and proliferation factor-like protein isoform X2: MATVPSPGCLLARNQFYRNRLNSPSTCHTRSSNQAINTQTGISLWIGATSQGLPAMLEKSHWISLLFRGAGGTPVVNRSPSVQESSGRNEGPNQAASSQKDV; this comes from the exons ATGGCCACTGTTCCATCCCCTGGTTGCTTGCTGGCAAGGAATCAGTTTTACAGAA ATCGGTTAAACTCTCCTTCTACTTGTCACACCAGAAGCTCCAATCAGGCCATAAACACCCAAACTGGTATCTCTCTGTGGATTGGAGCAACAAGTCAAG GGCTACCAGCAATGCTTGAGAAGAGCCATTGGATCAGTTTGCTTTTCAGAGGTGCTGGAGGGACCCCAGTTGTGAACCGCAGTCCATCAGTACAAGAGTCAAGTGGCCGAAATGAGGGACCCAATCAGGCAGCAAGTTCTCAGAAAGATGTCTGA